In a genomic window of Deltaproteobacteria bacterium:
- a CDS encoding alcohol dehydrogenase catalytic domain-containing protein has product MKVAVYYNNRDIRIEERPVPSVKEGELLIKIHSASICGSDVTEWYRVEKVGRVLGHEIAGEVAEVGAGVAAYKKGDRVVASHHVPCYQCHYCRLGHHTLCSTLKTTNFDPGGFAQLIRLPAINVRHGVYRLPDHVSYEEGTFTEPLACAIRGQRKADVRKGQTVLIIGSGISGLLHLLLARANGIDRISAVDIDESRLKAAGDFGADQVWHASEDIGKRLLEWNENRLADCVIVCSGAETSIRQALDCVGLGGTVLFFALIGPDCVFPMPMNRIFWQKGATLMNSYAASPEDHHESLELIGSGRIPVRKMITHRLPLGRIGEGFQLAAEAKKSLKVIIDPNN; this is encoded by the coding sequence ATGAAAGTTGCCGTCTATTATAACAATCGGGACATCCGCATTGAAGAGCGTCCGGTTCCCTCCGTGAAAGAGGGGGAACTCCTGATCAAGATCCATTCCGCGAGCATCTGCGGAAGCGACGTTACGGAATGGTACCGTGTGGAAAAGGTCGGCCGGGTCCTCGGCCATGAGATAGCGGGCGAAGTTGCGGAAGTGGGCGCTGGGGTTGCCGCCTACAAAAAGGGGGACCGCGTTGTCGCCTCCCATCATGTCCCCTGCTATCAATGCCACTACTGCCGGCTGGGGCACCACACCTTGTGCAGTACGCTCAAGACGACCAATTTCGATCCCGGCGGTTTTGCCCAATTAATCCGTCTTCCCGCCATTAATGTCCGCCATGGCGTGTATCGTCTTCCGGATCATGTGTCGTACGAGGAGGGAACCTTCACCGAACCGCTGGCCTGCGCCATCCGCGGCCAGCGAAAGGCCGATGTCCGAAAGGGGCAAACGGTGCTCATCATCGGGAGCGGGATTTCCGGACTTCTTCACCTTCTCCTGGCCAGGGCCAATGGAATCGACCGCATCAGCGCCGTGGATATCGATGAATCGAGGCTTAAGGCGGCCGGGGATTTCGGCGCCGACCAAGTTTGGCACGCCTCGGAGGACATCGGCAAAAGGCTTCTTGAGTGGAACGAAAACCGCCTTGCCGATTGCGTCATCGTCTGTTCGGGGGCAGAGACCTCGATCAGGCAGGCGCTCGACTGCGTCGGCCTTGGCGGAACCGTTTTGTTCTTTGCACTTATCGGCCCCGACTGTGTTTTTCCCATGCCGATGAACCGCATTTTCTGGCAAAAAGGGGCGACCCTCATGAATTCCTACGCCGCGAGCCCGGAAGACCACCATGAGTCCCTTGAACTCATCGGTTCCGGAAGGATCCCCGTCAGGAAGATGATCACCCATCGTCTGCCGTTGGGCCGGATCGGGGAAGGTTTTCAACTTGCGGCGGAGGCCAAAAAATCGCTGAAGGTGATTATTGATCCGAATAATTAA
- the rpmF gene encoding 50S ribosomal protein L32 — MSIPKRRVSKSKRNMRRSHDALKAISLSVCPRCRLPKPAHRVCIHCGYYRDREVIKMDQV; from the coding sequence ATGTCAATTCCCAAGCGCCGTGTCTCCAAGTCCAAACGAAATATGCGCCGTTCACACGATGCCTTGAAGGCGATTTCGCTGTCGGTCTGCCCCCGGTGCCGGTTGCCCAAACCTGCACATCGCGTCTGTATTCACTGCGGTTATTACCGCGACCGTGAAGTCATCAAAATGGACCAGGTATAG
- the nrdR gene encoding transcriptional repressor NrdR: MKCPFCNHPESKVIDSRESGEGDIIRRRRECEACQRRYTTYERIEEILPLIVKKDGRREPYDRLKIVNGLKKACEKRPVPAEVIEGIADEIEQALQENGEKEVSSRFIGQRIMSSLQKIDPVAYVRFASVYRSFKDVNEFMEELKGIVEGKK; encoded by the coding sequence ATGAAATGCCCCTTTTGCAACCACCCCGAAAGCAAGGTCATCGATTCCCGTGAATCGGGGGAGGGGGACATTATCCGCCGGCGGCGCGAATGCGAGGCCTGCCAGAGGCGCTATACAACCTACGAACGAATCGAAGAGATTCTGCCGCTGATCGTCAAAAAAGACGGCCGGCGCGAGCCGTACGACCGCCTGAAAATCGTGAACGGCCTTAAAAAGGCGTGCGAAAAAAGGCCGGTTCCGGCGGAGGTGATCGAGGGGATCGCCGACGAGATCGAACAGGCCCTCCAGGAAAACGGCGAAAAGGAGGTTTCCTCCCGTTTTATCGGCCAGAGGATCATGTCGTCCCTGCAAAAAATCGACCCCGTGGCCTATGTCCGTTTTGCCTCCGTCTACCGTTCGTTCAAGGATGTGAATGAATTCATGGAGGAGTTGAAGGGGATTGTGGAGGGAAAAAAGTAA
- a CDS encoding ChaN family lipoprotein — MPPLSPRQELLRLQKRIFLKNRQIIGASVIHSDRSFTAYEERYLKGVRNFKSAAGVEEVVEAMAKADIIYVGDYHTLNQSQRSFLRVLRSFIPRTRKFCIGLEVIGWRHQEFLMQYVQGRIGDRTFLKKIGFREHWFFDLWDHFRPIFDFARYHRIPLYGIEAYPQDGAGLQRRDAGCARLIHEIYREDPTRKIFVFIGDLHLARAHLPAEVNRVFKREGIRPKTVTLFQNSASIYWKLAEKGMEHQAQVVKISENEFCRMHTPPIIAQQSYLNWLEHEEGVFDYADAKQTFMDYVDQIAGFLGLSAGPEKENVEVFTCGDLSFLRKLGESGQFSPRELREIKRQILRSESYYIPRMKYVYLADVSINHASEEASHYLKNLCSGEEFARPMQDAFYANALHEAVGFFGSRIINHRRKCRRPSEYVKLIRYLSRNRRALKGRELEFQTAILFLDHERKAKKGVAFHPNTIKSLSTDLFLSVTHAIGYSLGERMFHGLLGGQLTKGYARELFYDPMEEEGEPVRRYFELLKKLKGVKLPKRV; from the coding sequence GTGCCTCCCCTTTCCCCCCGCCAGGAACTTCTTCGGCTTCAGAAGCGGATTTTTCTCAAGAACAGGCAAATCATCGGGGCCTCCGTCATTCATTCCGACCGGTCATTTACGGCTTACGAAGAGCGATACTTGAAAGGAGTGCGAAATTTCAAGTCGGCCGCGGGCGTGGAAGAGGTTGTCGAGGCGATGGCGAAGGCCGACATCATCTACGTGGGGGATTACCATACGCTCAACCAGTCACAGAGGTCTTTTTTGCGCGTGCTCCGGTCGTTTATCCCGAGGACGCGAAAATTTTGCATCGGGTTGGAGGTCATCGGGTGGCGGCATCAGGAGTTTTTGATGCAATATGTGCAGGGCCGGATCGGCGACCGGACCTTCCTGAAAAAAATCGGTTTCCGGGAACACTGGTTTTTCGACTTGTGGGATCACTTCCGCCCGATATTCGATTTTGCCCGGTATCACCGGATTCCCCTCTACGGCATCGAGGCTTATCCCCAGGACGGAGCCGGGCTTCAGAGGCGGGATGCCGGTTGTGCGCGGCTCATTCATGAGATTTACCGGGAAGACCCGACGCGAAAGATTTTTGTGTTCATCGGCGATTTGCACCTCGCCCGGGCGCACCTCCCCGCCGAGGTCAACCGGGTTTTCAAAAGGGAGGGGATTCGGCCCAAAACCGTCACGCTGTTCCAAAACAGCGCATCCATCTACTGGAAGCTGGCCGAAAAAGGGATGGAGCATCAGGCGCAGGTCGTCAAAATTTCGGAAAACGAATTTTGCCGGATGCACACCCCCCCGATTATCGCCCAGCAGTCGTATCTCAACTGGCTGGAGCATGAGGAGGGGGTGTTCGACTATGCCGACGCCAAGCAGACTTTTATGGACTATGTCGACCAGATCGCCGGTTTTTTGGGCCTTTCTGCCGGCCCCGAAAAGGAGAATGTGGAGGTTTTTACCTGCGGCGATTTGAGTTTTTTGAGGAAACTTGGGGAGTCGGGGCAATTTTCCCCCCGCGAACTGCGGGAGATCAAGCGGCAGATATTGCGATCGGAGAGCTATTACATTCCCCGGATGAAATATGTCTATCTCGCCGATGTCTCCATCAACCACGCCTCCGAGGAGGCCTCGCACTATCTCAAGAACCTGTGCTCCGGCGAGGAATTCGCGCGGCCGATGCAGGACGCCTTTTACGCCAATGCCCTCCACGAGGCGGTCGGTTTTTTCGGCTCCCGGATCATCAACCACCGCCGAAAGTGCCGCCGCCCCTCGGAGTACGTAAAACTGATCCGTTATTTAAGCCGCAACCGCCGGGCCTTGAAGGGGAGAGAGCTGGAATTTCAGACCGCGATTCTTTTTCTGGATCATGAGCGAAAGGCGAAGAAGGGCGTTGCCTTTCACCCCAACACAATCAAGTCTCTGTCCACCGACCTGTTTTTATCGGTGACCCACGCGATTGGGTATTCTCTCGGGGAAAGGATGTTCCACGGACTTTTGGGAGGGCAGTTGACCAAGGGCTATGCCCGCGAGCTTTTTTACGATCCCATGGAGGAGGAGGGGGAGCCGGTGAGGAGATATTTTGAATTGCTGAAAAAATTGAAGGGGGTGAAACTGCCGAAGAGGGTTTAG
- a CDS encoding DUF177 domain-containing protein, translating to MKLTVSSIPLEGQTIELTPRLSWLCEIVAEALSGLNGSAESLAGSLSLNRVDRIVSLRGEMGVDINPACDRCLTAFVQRLHVPLHIDLSPRTEIGDSAGSPWSDEEMETSAADLDFSFYQEPEIDLKEIIREQVVLALPLQFLCAENCRGLCPRCGANLNVELCRCLPDNPADPRWGPLKKWKQA from the coding sequence ATGAAACTTACCGTCTCTTCAATTCCGCTCGAAGGCCAAACCATCGAGCTGACACCTCGTTTAAGCTGGTTATGCGAGATCGTCGCCGAGGCGCTCTCCGGGTTAAACGGCTCCGCCGAAAGCCTTGCGGGAAGTTTGAGCCTGAACCGCGTGGACAGGATTGTGAGCCTCCGGGGGGAGATGGGTGTCGACATCAATCCGGCCTGCGACCGCTGTCTGACGGCGTTTGTTCAAAGACTGCATGTGCCTCTGCATATCGATTTGTCTCCCCGGACGGAAATCGGCGATTCCGCCGGCTCCCCGTGGAGTGATGAAGAAATGGAGACGAGCGCCGCCGACCTCGATTTCAGCTTTTACCAGGAGCCTGAAATAGATCTTAAGGAGATCATCCGCGAGCAGGTGGTCCTGGCCCTTCCGCTTCAATTTCTTTGCGCCGAAAATTGCCGCGGTCTCTGCCCCCGGTGCGGCGCGAATCTCAATGTCGAGCTGTGCCGTTGCCTGCCCGACAATCCGGCCGATCCGCGATGGGGCCCCCTCAAAAAATGGAAGCAGGCTTGA
- the rpiB gene encoding ribose 5-phosphate isomerase B has product MKLIIACDHGGYLLKKEILNALKESKIAFEDLGCDSENSVDYPDYAGLVASRVSRGEADRGILVCGTGVGMAIAANKFRGVRAAALTDPFSARMAREHNDLNVLCLGGRVMGPGPAKELVEIFLNTPFAGGRHEARISKIKKLEQKNCK; this is encoded by the coding sequence ATGAAACTCATCATCGCCTGCGACCATGGCGGTTACCTCCTCAAGAAAGAAATTCTCAACGCCCTGAAAGAATCCAAAATCGCCTTTGAAGATCTGGGTTGCGATTCCGAAAATTCGGTCGATTATCCCGATTACGCCGGCCTTGTCGCTTCGAGGGTTTCCAGGGGGGAGGCCGACCGGGGGATCCTGGTCTGCGGCACCGGCGTCGGCATGGCGATTGCCGCCAACAAGTTCAGGGGGGTGCGGGCGGCGGCCCTGACCGATCCGTTTTCCGCCCGGATGGCCCGTGAACACAACGATCTGAATGTCCTCTGCCTCGGTGGGCGGGTGATGGGGCCCGGGCCGGCCAAAGAACTGGTGGAGATATTTTTGAACACGCCGTTTGCGGGGGGGAGGCACGAGGCTCGAATTTCGAAAATCAAGAAACTGGAGCAGAAGAATTGTAAATAA
- a CDS encoding alcohol dehydrogenase catalytic domain-containing protein, translating into MKMQAALWYGPEQIRIEEVDVPRVGPGEVLIKVGTALTCGTDFKLFRQGHPVLVKNLPSPFGHELAGAIAEIGPAVKGFREGDRVVAANSAPCGGCFFCREQRWNLCENLEFLNGAYAEYIRVPAQIVEKNLYKIPGPLSFKEAALTEPLACVLHCFDRLPLKEGQTLCVIGAGTCGLLFTQLCRLRSIKLIVIGRGEEKLNLAHRLGANHTFSILQEGFQKEILKLTDNRGPDIVIDAAGQPATWELAAELVRKGGSVWFYGGCAKGTHVSLDTHRLHYDEISCHGVFHHTPYHFEKSLGLIAEGKINIEALIQGEKRLGELHQIFRKGMPTNPLKIAIIP; encoded by the coding sequence ATGAAAATGCAAGCGGCCCTCTGGTACGGCCCCGAACAAATCCGGATTGAAGAAGTCGATGTGCCCCGCGTCGGTCCGGGAGAGGTCTTGATCAAAGTCGGCACGGCGCTGACCTGCGGCACCGACTTCAAGCTTTTTCGCCAGGGGCATCCGGTTCTGGTCAAAAACCTCCCCTCTCCTTTTGGGCACGAGCTTGCCGGCGCGATTGCGGAGATCGGTCCGGCGGTTAAAGGCTTTCGGGAAGGGGATCGCGTCGTGGCGGCCAATTCGGCCCCCTGCGGTGGATGTTTTTTCTGCCGGGAACAAAGGTGGAACCTGTGCGAAAACCTTGAATTTTTAAACGGGGCCTATGCGGAATACATCCGCGTTCCCGCCCAAATTGTTGAAAAAAATCTCTACAAAATTCCCGGCCCACTTTCCTTCAAGGAGGCCGCATTAACGGAACCGCTGGCCTGCGTCCTGCATTGCTTTGACCGTCTTCCGCTAAAAGAGGGGCAAACCCTGTGTGTCATCGGCGCCGGCACCTGCGGCCTCCTGTTCACCCAGTTGTGCAGACTCCGTAGCATCAAATTGATCGTCATCGGACGGGGCGAAGAAAAATTGAACCTGGCACACAGGCTTGGGGCCAATCACACCTTTTCGATTTTGCAGGAGGGATTTCAAAAGGAAATCCTCAAGCTCACCGATAACCGGGGGCCCGATATCGTCATTGACGCCGCGGGTCAACCGGCAACATGGGAGCTGGCCGCCGAACTTGTCCGAAAAGGGGGAAGCGTCTGGTTTTACGGCGGATGCGCCAAAGGGACGCATGTTTCCCTGGATACCCACCGGCTTCATTACGATGAAATTTCCTGCCATGGCGTCTTTCACCACACCCCTTACCACTTTGAAAAATCGCTGGGGTTGATCGCGGAGGGAAAGATCAACATCGAAGCGTTGATTCAGGGAGAAAAGAGGCTCGGCGAACTCCATCAGATCTTCAGAAAAGGGATGCCCACCAATCCGCTCAAGATCGCAATTATACCTTAG
- a CDS encoding serine hydroxymethyltransferase: MNRQSLKQFDPEIYDAIQKEIDRQSSTLEMIASENFVSPAVLEALGSVMTNKYAEGYPHKRYYGGCEFVDQAEDLAIERAKKLFGADHANVQPHSGSQANMAVYLAACKPGDTVMGQNLSEGGHLTHGSPVNFSGQLFKVVSYGLHPDTGRLDYDRIRDLAREHRPKLIVCGASAYPRQIDFKIFREVADEVGAQVMADIAHPAGLVAAGLHPNPIPHCEYVTTTTHKTLRGPRGGMILCREAAAKEVNRKIFPGIQGGPLMHVIAAKAVAFKEALEPSFKEYCGQIIKNAQALAKIFLDSGYNLVSGGTDNHLILVDLKKRTISGKDAEEALGKAGITVNKNTVPFDPRSPFVTSGIRVGTPALTTRGMKEAEMKQIGAWMVEVLNDIADGKKLAEVHKNVEELCKRFPLYR, encoded by the coding sequence ATGAACCGTCAGTCTTTAAAACAATTCGACCCCGAAATTTACGACGCGATCCAAAAAGAAATCGACCGGCAGTCGTCCACGCTTGAGATGATCGCCTCGGAAAATTTTGTATCCCCGGCGGTGCTGGAGGCGCTTGGTTCCGTCATGACCAACAAGTATGCCGAGGGGTATCCGCACAAGCGCTACTACGGCGGATGTGAATTTGTCGACCAGGCCGAGGATCTGGCGATCGAACGGGCCAAAAAACTCTTCGGCGCCGACCATGCCAATGTCCAGCCGCACAGCGGCTCGCAGGCCAACATGGCGGTCTATCTGGCGGCATGCAAACCGGGAGACACGGTGATGGGGCAGAACCTGTCCGAGGGGGGGCATTTGACCCACGGCTCGCCGGTTAATTTTTCCGGTCAACTGTTCAAGGTCGTTTCCTACGGCCTGCATCCCGATACGGGGCGCCTCGACTACGACCGGATTCGCGATTTGGCCAGGGAGCACCGCCCCAAGCTTATTGTCTGCGGCGCCTCCGCCTACCCGCGCCAAATCGATTTCAAAATCTTTCGCGAAGTAGCCGACGAGGTGGGGGCCCAGGTGATGGCGGATATCGCCCATCCGGCCGGTCTTGTGGCGGCCGGTCTCCATCCCAACCCTATCCCCCATTGCGAATATGTCACCACCACGACGCACAAAACTCTCCGCGGTCCCAGAGGGGGGATGATCCTCTGCCGCGAGGCGGCGGCCAAAGAGGTGAACAGGAAAATTTTTCCCGGCATTCAGGGGGGGCCGCTCATGCATGTCATCGCCGCCAAGGCGGTGGCCTTTAAGGAGGCGCTGGAGCCTTCGTTCAAAGAATATTGCGGACAGATCATCAAAAATGCGCAAGCCCTCGCCAAAATATTTCTCGATTCCGGCTACAACCTCGTTTCGGGGGGGACCGACAATCATCTCATCCTTGTCGATCTGAAGAAGAGGACCATTTCCGGAAAAGACGCGGAAGAGGCGCTGGGGAAGGCGGGCATCACCGTCAACAAGAACACCGTCCCCTTTGATCCCCGTTCCCCCTTTGTCACCAGCGGCATTCGTGTCGGCACACCGGCCTTGACCACCCGCGGCATGAAGGAGGCCGAGATGAAACAGATCGGCGCCTGGATGGTCGAGGTTTTAAACGATATTGCCGACGGGAAAAAACTCGCTGAGGTGCATAAAAACGTCGAAGAATTGTGCAAGAGGTTCCCGTTGTACCGATGA
- the ribD gene encoding bifunctional diaminohydroxyphosphoribosylaminopyrimidine deaminase/5-amino-6-(5-phosphoribosylamino)uracil reductase RibD, which produces MSRCLQLAQKAAGHTSPNPLVGAVIVKNGKLLAGGYHHKAGLPHAEIEALKKISFRAEGATLYCNLEPCFHHGRTPPCVHPIIKSGIKRVVIAHRDPNPLVAGRSVRLLKKSGIQVTEGVLEKEARHLNRFFLTWVTKKRPYVILKAGVSLDGKIAGGKKWITSPPSRRRVHQLRSQVDAILVGAHTIRTDNPRLNVRGIKGAKQPLRIILGSRRQIPVNARIFAGIQPCPPENLDSRLRGNDRLMFFRGALPTLMRKLARRNVTSILVEGGAKVFASFIKNSLCDELILFIAPKILGPSALDVFPPSLLKKFPFKISSITPSGPDLEVRFGTKKKGAIAKACQNANKDAKTNRLIREWQGFDEKADGEWK; this is translated from the coding sequence ATGTCCCGGTGCCTCCAGTTGGCCCAAAAGGCCGCTGGACACACATCCCCCAATCCTTTGGTCGGCGCTGTCATCGTCAAAAATGGCAAACTCCTCGCCGGAGGCTACCACCACAAAGCGGGTCTGCCTCACGCCGAGATTGAAGCCCTGAAAAAAATCAGCTTTAGGGCGGAAGGCGCTACCCTCTATTGCAACCTCGAACCCTGTTTTCACCACGGCCGGACGCCGCCGTGCGTTCATCCGATTATTAAGAGCGGCATCAAACGGGTGGTGATCGCCCACCGCGACCCGAATCCGCTGGTTGCTGGAAGATCGGTCCGCCTCCTTAAAAAATCGGGGATTCAGGTCACCGAAGGGGTTTTGGAAAAAGAGGCGCGGCATTTGAACCGGTTTTTTCTGACTTGGGTGACAAAGAAAAGGCCGTATGTGATTTTGAAGGCAGGGGTGAGCCTCGATGGAAAAATTGCAGGAGGGAAAAAATGGATCACCAGTCCCCCCTCCCGCCGCCGTGTCCATCAACTCCGTTCCCAAGTTGACGCTATTCTGGTCGGCGCACACACAATCAGAACCGACAACCCGCGTTTAAACGTTCGGGGAATCAAGGGAGCGAAACAGCCCTTAAGGATTATCTTAGGGAGTAGGCGTCAGATTCCTGTAAATGCAAGAATTTTTGCGGGGATCCAGCCATGTCCCCCTGAAAATCTGGATTCCCGCTTGCGCGGGAATGACAGATTGATGTTTTTTAGAGGTGCCCTACCGACCCTTATGCGAAAACTGGCCCGGCGAAACGTAACCTCGATTCTGGTAGAAGGGGGGGCCAAGGTTTTTGCCTCGTTTATCAAAAATAGCCTTTGCGACGAGCTCATCCTCTTTATCGCCCCGAAAATTTTGGGACCAAGTGCCCTTGATGTCTTTCCGCCATCACTGCTGAAAAAATTTCCATTTAAGATTTCCTCAATAACCCCTTCCGGCCCAGACTTGGAGGTTCGGTTTGGGACAAAGAAAAAAGGGGCTATTGCCAAGGCCTGCCAAAATGCCAATAAGGATGCGAAAACCAATCGGTTGATCCGGGAGTGGCAGGGTTTTGACGAAAAAGCGGATGGTGAATGGAAATGA
- the acpP gene encoding acyl carrier protein — protein sequence MSTRKRAQAIETRIKEIIAEQLGLKEEEIKNEASFLDDLGADSLDIVELVMAMEEEFEMEIPDEDAEKILKVQDAVDYVVNKSQ from the coding sequence ATGTCTACCAGAAAACGCGCCCAGGCGATTGAAACGCGAATCAAGGAAATCATCGCCGAACAGCTCGGATTAAAGGAAGAAGAAATCAAAAACGAGGCCTCCTTTTTGGACGACCTTGGCGCCGATTCGCTGGACATCGTGGAACTGGTGATGGCGATGGAAGAGGAATTCGAGATGGAAATCCCCGACGAAGACGCCGAAAAAATTCTCAAGGTGCAGGACGCCGTCGATTATGTGGTTAACAAGAGTCAGTGA
- the lsrF gene encoding 3-hydroxy-5-phosphonooxypentane-2,4-dione thiolase, with amino-acid sequence MSWGLQNRLSQIIRPDTGRTVMLAVDHGYFLGPTSGLENPGKTIAPLLPYADSMMLTRGVLRTSVDPRLAKPVILRVSGGSSILKELSNEEITTTIEEAIRLNVSAVTCSIFVGAEYEKQTLLNLAHLVNEAEACGIPVLAVTAVGKEMVRDARYLALACRIAAELGAHFVKTYYCKDFDQVVGSCPVPVVIAGGKKTPEREALELSWNAVNEGAVGVDMGRNIFQSENPVSMIQAVRAIVHEKATVDKAYRLFFSRP; translated from the coding sequence ATGTCTTGGGGCCTTCAAAATCGTCTCTCGCAGATCATCAGGCCGGACACAGGCAGAACGGTGATGCTGGCGGTGGATCACGGTTATTTTCTGGGGCCGACTTCCGGCCTGGAAAATCCGGGCAAGACGATCGCACCGCTTCTCCCTTACGCCGACAGCATGATGCTGACCCGCGGGGTCTTGCGCACCTCGGTGGATCCACGCCTTGCCAAGCCTGTTATCTTAAGGGTTTCCGGGGGCTCCAGCATTTTGAAGGAGCTTTCCAACGAAGAGATCACCACCACCATCGAAGAGGCGATTCGTTTGAATGTGTCTGCCGTCACCTGCTCCATCTTTGTCGGCGCCGAGTACGAAAAACAGACGCTCCTGAATCTGGCCCATCTGGTGAACGAGGCTGAAGCCTGCGGCATTCCGGTCCTTGCCGTCACCGCAGTCGGGAAAGAAATGGTCCGCGATGCCCGTTATCTGGCCCTTGCCTGCAGGATCGCGGCCGAACTGGGGGCCCATTTCGTCAAAACGTATTATTGCAAAGACTTTGATCAGGTTGTCGGTTCCTGTCCGGTTCCTGTCGTGATCGCCGGCGGGAAAAAAACGCCCGAACGGGAGGCCCTTGAGTTAAGCTGGAACGCCGTCAACGAAGGGGCCGTGGGGGTCGACATGGGGCGCAATATTTTTCAGTCCGAAAATCCGGTTTCCATGATTCAAGCCGTCAGAGCCATTGTCCACGAAAAAGCCACGGTCGATAAGGCCTATCGATTGTTTTTCTCCCGTCCATGA